From one Myxococcales bacterium genomic stretch:
- a CDS encoding DUF1330 domain-containing protein, whose product MIHYVDPTKVAFAAFRDNDREGPIHMLNLVRLRAQAAYADGRVVTGVEAYAAYGRESAPIFARVGGRIAWRGAFEQTLIGPAEERWDHSFIAEYPSVTAFVEMLRDPAYREAVKHRQAAVLDSRLIRLAPTPSGEAFG is encoded by the coding sequence ATGATCCACTACGTCGATCCGACGAAGGTCGCCTTCGCGGCGTTCCGCGACAACGATCGCGAGGGCCCCATTCACATGCTCAACCTCGTCCGACTACGGGCCCAGGCAGCCTACGCGGACGGGCGTGTCGTGACGGGAGTAGAGGCCTACGCTGCGTACGGACGAGAGAGCGCGCCCATCTTTGCCCGCGTTGGCGGACGAATCGCGTGGCGAGGAGCCTTCGAGCAGACCTTGATTGGCCCTGCAGAAGAGCGCTGGGACCACTCCTTCATTGCCGAATATCCGTCCGTCACGGCGTTCGTCGAGATGCTGCGTGATCCGGCGTACCGCGAGGCCGTGAAACACCGGCAGGCCGCGGTCCTGGACTCAAGGCTAATCCGCCTGGCGCCGACCCCGTCCGGCGAAGCCTTCGGCTGA
- the trxA gene encoding thioredoxin, whose amino-acid sequence MSTIAMTAQSFPAQIRKDGIVFIDFWASWCGPCRAFAPIFEAAAKRHPDITWAKVDTEAEQDLAGALEIRSIPTLMVFRDGILVFAKPGLLPGEALDQLAKKVRALDMDDVRKKVAQPKVA is encoded by the coding sequence ATGTCTACGATCGCGATGACCGCTCAATCGTTCCCCGCCCAGATCCGGAAGGACGGGATCGTCTTCATCGACTTCTGGGCGAGCTGGTGCGGCCCTTGCCGGGCCTTCGCGCCAATCTTCGAGGCGGCCGCCAAGAGGCATCCGGACATCACTTGGGCCAAGGTCGACACCGAGGCCGAGCAGGACCTCGCAGGCGCGCTCGAGATCCGCTCGATCCCGACGCTCATGGTCTTTCGGGACGGCATCCTTGTCTTCGCCAAGCCCGGTCTTCTTCCTGGTGAGGCGCTCGACCAACTCGCCAAGAAGGTCCGCGCGCTCGACATGGACGACGTTCGGAAGAAGGTCGCGCAGCCGAAGGT
- a CDS encoding DUF2892 domain-containing protein, which yields MNILPRNEHPIERAARVFLGLGLLALVFVGPQSLWGLIGLVPLTTGLLGSCPVYTLFGISTCPAKRLPS from the coding sequence ATGAACATCCTCCCCCGCAACGAACACCCCATCGAACGCGCGGCTCGCGTGTTTCTGGGCTTGGGTCTTCTCGCGCTCGTGTTCGTAGGACCTCAATCGCTCTGGGGGCTCATCGGTCTCGTGCCGCTGACAACGGGCCTCCTGGGCAGCTGCCCCGTCTACACGCTCTTCGGGATCTCGACCTGCCCGGCGAAACGCCTGCCGAGCTGA
- a CDS encoding rhodanese-like domain-containing protein, producing the protein MPFPRREFLAGALTGWFTSSCRSKGDGEETLGPLLAPAALAARLDDVKAGKIAVLYVGPDALFARGHVPGARKLAAIDSDEGRRALSDALAKVPAETEIVLYCGCCPVRSCPNVRPASAALRALGRANAHVLDLPTRFATDWADRGYAVERS; encoded by the coding sequence ATGCCCTTTCCGCGTCGCGAGTTCTTGGCGGGTGCTCTCACGGGATGGTTCACCAGTAGCTGCCGCTCGAAGGGCGACGGGGAGGAGACCCTAGGCCCCCTCCTCGCGCCGGCGGCGCTCGCTGCCCGTTTGGACGACGTGAAGGCAGGAAAGATCGCCGTCCTTTATGTGGGGCCCGACGCGCTCTTCGCCCGCGGCCACGTCCCCGGTGCGCGCAAGCTCGCGGCCATCGATTCCGACGAGGGGCGCCGCGCGCTCTCGGACGCGTTGGCGAAGGTCCCTGCGGAGACCGAGATCGTCCTCTACTGCGGCTGTTGCCCAGTGAGGAGCTGCCCGAACGTACGGCCCGCGAGCGCCGCCCTTCGGGCGCTTGGCCGAGCGAACGCGCACGTGCTCGACCTCCCCACGAGGTTCGCCACCGACTGGGCCGACAGGGGCTACGCCGTCGAGCGCAGTTGA
- a CDS encoding SMI1/KNR4 family protein, whose protein sequence is MAASKTTATVANKDAEKLIAKLARSRGTASGYEAVVDAAAVLAMGGALPEALLCLHRVWTCPESVHRLLVEGRDAKANSFATWMFKKLGAWAAPTETARLLSVSEGALLAEVRAEELRLRDNLESYLARPSDWEMDRTPATKKALTLLRALAAARERPVEAMPKGRALLELEASHHHNQLQRRQIVADVAFAAGQHAEAFAIIKTAAQDARRVYNILREELEVLLFFEWSGRALAEGKLGFPVLERAVATALVASVREFFSRVAEPESAAVAWPALLRKLAGAKAFRKGGTAAELKALEKRLGVKLPATYVAFLSASNGLAKSKKSLALHGTADVAWFRDTNPDWIDAYLGQGAKIPHLRDTLRIAAPADGEVYLLNPKVKSKTGEWEAWRFADHMPGETRYGSFLDLVQNLVEGD, encoded by the coding sequence ATGGCCGCATCCAAGACCACCGCCACGGTCGCTAACAAGGACGCCGAGAAGCTCATCGCGAAGTTGGCGCGCTCGCGGGGCACGGCGAGCGGATACGAAGCGGTCGTGGATGCGGCTGCGGTCCTCGCGATGGGCGGAGCGCTCCCGGAGGCGCTCCTATGCCTGCATCGCGTCTGGACTTGCCCCGAGTCGGTACATCGCCTGCTCGTAGAGGGGAGAGACGCGAAAGCGAACTCCTTCGCCACGTGGATGTTCAAGAAGCTCGGCGCTTGGGCGGCGCCGACGGAGACAGCGCGTCTGCTCTCGGTGTCGGAGGGCGCGCTGCTTGCGGAGGTCCGGGCCGAGGAGCTGCGGCTCCGAGACAACCTCGAGAGCTACCTCGCCAGGCCCAGCGACTGGGAGATGGACCGCACGCCCGCGACGAAGAAGGCACTCACGCTGCTCCGCGCGCTGGCTGCCGCGAGAGAGCGCCCGGTAGAGGCGATGCCCAAGGGACGAGCGCTGCTCGAGCTAGAGGCATCGCACCACCACAACCAGCTTCAGCGGAGGCAGATCGTCGCCGACGTCGCGTTCGCGGCCGGGCAGCATGCCGAGGCCTTCGCCATCATCAAGACGGCCGCCCAAGACGCACGGCGCGTGTACAACATCCTCCGCGAAGAGCTCGAGGTGCTCCTCTTCTTCGAGTGGAGCGGCCGCGCTCTCGCGGAAGGGAAGCTGGGGTTTCCCGTCCTCGAGCGTGCGGTGGCGACGGCGCTCGTCGCGAGTGTCCGCGAGTTCTTCTCGCGCGTCGCCGAGCCAGAGAGCGCAGCGGTCGCTTGGCCGGCCCTCCTCCGCAAGCTCGCCGGCGCGAAGGCGTTCCGGAAGGGGGGGACGGCGGCCGAGCTCAAGGCGCTCGAGAAGCGGCTGGGGGTCAAGCTCCCAGCAACCTACGTCGCGTTCCTCTCTGCGTCGAACGGGCTCGCGAAGAGCAAGAAGAGCCTCGCGCTCCACGGGACCGCTGACGTCGCGTGGTTCCGCGATACGAACCCGGATTGGATCGACGCCTACCTCGGCCAGGGGGCCAAGATTCCGCACCTCCGCGATACGCTCCGCATCGCTGCGCCGGCAGACGGAGAGGTCTACCTCTTGAACCCGAAGGTGAAGAGCAAAACAGGCGAATGGGAAGCGTGGCGCTTCGCCGACCACATGCCCGGTGAGACGCGCTACGGCTCGTTTCTCGACCTCGTGCAGAACCTCGTCGAGGGCGACTGA
- a CDS encoding rhodanese-like domain-containing protein, producing MSLFGGSKHEGRKLVESGALLLDVRTREEFQERHIEGAVNIPVQELATRVRELGAKERPVVVYCRSGGRSAAAATLMKASGYQVLDIGGIGNW from the coding sequence ATGTCGCTATTTGGCGGTTCCAAGCACGAAGGACGCAAGCTCGTTGAAAGCGGCGCGCTTCTGCTCGACGTCCGTACCCGAGAAGAGTTCCAAGAGCGTCACATCGAGGGCGCGGTCAACATTCCCGTGCAAGAGCTCGCAACGCGGGTCCGCGAGCTCGGCGCGAAGGAGCGCCCCGTCGTGGTCTACTGTCGCAGCGGCGGACGAAGCGCCGCGGCGGCCACGCTGATGAAGGCGTCTGGCTACCAGGTGCTCGACATCGGCGGCATCGGAAACTGGTAG
- a CDS encoding PD40 domain-containing protein, which yields MVRRQANWLFVALLFGTAAAAACGSDETGAGGDDGRDGGPAVDIRPQPGDLDAAAMPIDLSPKDQALTFVSGQPAPTLQLQAKLLATGEVVPATFAIDRGEIGTVGATTGLFTAAGKAGGKATVTATWRGATATTSVAVRLRVVDNGGPPTSSDAGAGAGGNGGVGGAGPGGPVDPATIAVLKGTATPDANLGLLYPYTGTVWPRGILAPLLQWNVGAQGDYDAVLVSLKETFFEYEGTFAKNAAPFKNHPVGQQVWKQLLASNTGEDVAVSLVFAKSGAAYGPLTSSWKVAAGPLKGTVYYNSYGTNLAKNYDGALPDSRRFGGATLAIKGSSTDPVLVAGGTGDSGYCRVCHSVAANGSVLLTQRREGGDKQFSTYDLKTGVETKMLPEGTTAANYAWPAIYPDGTLFLGDSSSAIGSSDQSNQLYQVVSGGGSATPTAVTMNGWPAGFRAAFPAFSHDGRRLAFTMFGGAAGADEKTIGAMTFDKASSTFGPIQTVFKPGGGLTAVYPSFLPTSDSVIFHVETRGNGRDYGGTRGDGDSGGDADVGARAELWWATVPASGTPVAARLDKLNGVGYLPSGPDGHDADATLNYEPTVNPVPSGGYAWVVFTSRRRYGNVATMNPFHSDPRNFDLTTDATTKKLWVAAIDLNAPPGSDPSHPAFYLPAQELLAGNARGYWVVDPCKADAVECETGDECCGGFCRPDASGKLVCSNVVPACAQEFERCNTAADCCNSLSQCINNRCASASTPK from the coding sequence ATGGTCCGAAGACAAGCGAACTGGCTTTTCGTCGCCCTCCTGTTCGGTACCGCGGCCGCCGCCGCGTGTGGCAGCGATGAGACCGGCGCGGGCGGCGACGACGGGCGCGATGGCGGCCCGGCCGTCGACATAAGGCCGCAGCCCGGCGACCTGGACGCGGCGGCGATGCCCATCGACCTCTCGCCGAAGGACCAGGCGCTCACCTTCGTGAGCGGACAGCCTGCACCGACGCTGCAGCTCCAAGCGAAGCTCTTGGCTACGGGAGAGGTCGTCCCCGCGACCTTCGCCATCGACCGGGGAGAAATCGGCACCGTCGGCGCCACCACGGGTCTGTTCACCGCGGCCGGGAAGGCCGGTGGCAAGGCCACGGTGACGGCAACGTGGAGAGGCGCGACCGCAACCACCTCCGTCGCGGTCCGGCTCCGCGTGGTCGACAACGGCGGCCCGCCGACGAGCAGTGACGCGGGCGCCGGCGCAGGCGGCAACGGTGGCGTCGGTGGCGCAGGCCCGGGCGGCCCCGTCGACCCGGCGACGATCGCGGTGCTGAAAGGCACGGCGACGCCGGACGCGAACCTCGGGCTGCTCTATCCGTACACGGGCACGGTGTGGCCACGAGGGATCCTGGCGCCGCTCCTTCAGTGGAACGTGGGCGCGCAAGGCGACTACGACGCCGTGCTCGTGTCGCTGAAGGAGACCTTCTTCGAATACGAAGGGACCTTCGCGAAGAACGCGGCCCCCTTCAAGAACCACCCCGTCGGGCAACAAGTGTGGAAGCAGCTCCTCGCGTCGAACACCGGCGAGGACGTGGCCGTATCGCTCGTCTTTGCGAAGTCTGGCGCCGCCTATGGCCCGCTCACATCGAGCTGGAAGGTTGCCGCGGGGCCCCTCAAGGGCACCGTCTATTACAACTCGTACGGCACCAACCTCGCGAAGAACTATGACGGCGCGCTCCCCGACAGCCGGCGGTTCGGCGGCGCAACGCTCGCCATCAAAGGCAGCTCGACCGATCCCGTTCTCGTCGCCGGCGGTACCGGAGACTCTGGCTATTGCCGCGTATGTCACTCGGTCGCCGCCAACGGCTCGGTGCTGCTCACGCAGCGGCGCGAGGGCGGCGACAAGCAATTTTCGACGTACGACCTCAAGACCGGCGTCGAAACGAAGATGCTCCCCGAAGGCACCACGGCCGCCAACTATGCGTGGCCCGCGATCTACCCGGACGGCACGCTCTTCCTCGGCGACTCGAGCTCCGCCATCGGCTCGAGCGACCAGTCCAACCAGCTCTATCAAGTGGTCTCCGGCGGCGGCTCTGCGACGCCCACGGCGGTGACGATGAACGGTTGGCCGGCGGGCTTTCGCGCAGCGTTCCCTGCGTTTTCGCACGACGGACGGCGCCTCGCCTTCACGATGTTCGGTGGCGCCGCCGGCGCCGACGAGAAGACCATTGGCGCCATGACGTTCGACAAGGCATCGAGCACGTTCGGGCCGATACAGACGGTGTTCAAGCCCGGCGGCGGCCTCACCGCCGTCTACCCATCGTTCCTTCCCACGAGCGACAGCGTGATCTTCCACGTGGAGACGCGAGGCAACGGTCGCGACTACGGCGGCACACGCGGCGACGGCGACAGCGGCGGAGACGCCGACGTGGGCGCGCGCGCCGAGCTGTGGTGGGCGACGGTCCCCGCGAGCGGCACGCCCGTGGCCGCGCGCCTCGACAAGCTCAACGGCGTCGGCTACCTGCCCTCGGGTCCCGACGGTCACGATGCCGACGCCACCTTGAACTACGAGCCCACGGTGAACCCCGTTCCGTCGGGCGGCTACGCGTGGGTCGTGTTCACGAGCCGTCGCCGCTACGGCAACGTGGCGACGATGAACCCGTTCCACAGCGATCCACGAAACTTTGACCTTACGACGGACGCCACCACGAAGAAGCTCTGGGTAGCCGCCATCGATCTCAACGCGCCGCCGGGCAGCGACCCGAGCCACCCAGCGTTCTACTTGCCAGCGCAGGAGCTGCTCGCCGGCAACGCGCGTGGCTATTGGGTCGTCGACCCGTGCAAGGCGGACGCCGTCGAGTGCGAGACCGGCGACGAGTGCTGCGGAGGCTTCTGCCGCCCCGACGCGAGCGGCAAGCTCGTCTGCAGCAACGTGGTGCCCGCTTGCGCGCAGGAGTTCGAGCGGTGCAACACCGCGGCCGACTGCTGCAACTCACTCTCGCAGTGCATCAACAACCGGTGCGCTTCCGCCAGCACCCCGAAGTAG
- a CDS encoding DsbA family protein, with protein sequence MPTRLKFSYWSDPLCIWALVAQQKLDRVLSELGEHVRVDYRIVPVFGSVPWRFTQGPWSKDGVDGRVLATRKIAEQGGRADVSGECWRRAMPASSWAPAMAIKAAFLLDDGRGEEVGPGYQRALRERFFVEGANIALRAVQLEVAEELALPRGPIEQRLDDGSALAAVCEDHAEKERLRIQGSPTYVFDGGRAMLYGNFDYGILRSTVDELVRGARPGGSAC encoded by the coding sequence ATGCCCACGCGTCTGAAGTTCAGCTACTGGTCCGATCCGCTCTGCATCTGGGCGCTCGTCGCGCAGCAGAAGCTGGACCGCGTCCTTTCTGAGTTGGGCGAGCACGTTCGGGTCGACTACCGCATCGTGCCTGTCTTTGGGAGCGTTCCCTGGCGGTTCACCCAAGGGCCGTGGTCAAAGGACGGCGTCGACGGGCGGGTCCTTGCGACGCGCAAGATCGCCGAGCAAGGCGGACGCGCCGACGTGAGCGGCGAGTGCTGGAGACGAGCGATGCCCGCGTCGTCTTGGGCGCCCGCGATGGCGATCAAGGCTGCCTTCCTGCTCGACGACGGGCGCGGCGAGGAGGTCGGCCCGGGCTACCAGCGCGCCCTGCGCGAACGCTTCTTCGTCGAAGGGGCGAACATTGCCCTCCGCGCCGTTCAGCTCGAGGTCGCCGAGGAGCTCGCGCTGCCGCGAGGCCCAATCGAGCAACGCCTCGATGACGGCAGCGCCCTCGCCGCCGTTTGCGAGGACCACGCCGAGAAGGAACGTCTGCGAATTCAGGGCTCGCCGACCTATGTGTTCGATGGCGGCCGCGCCATGCTCTACGGCAACTTCGACTACGGCATCCTGAGGAGCACGGTGGACGAGCTGGTGCGCGGCGCGAGGCCAGGCGGGTCCGCGTGCTGA
- a CDS encoding DUF924 domain-containing protein produces the protein MPGQERYEHVLRFWFGDGDANVRVSSEVSSRWWKKSDAFDQEIRQQFLAEHEAIHKGQNELWLREPRGRLAYVIVLDQFSRNMFRGTAKMFASDARALAAALSGIEAGDHTKLGPDERAFLYMPLMHSESLAMQNKCVELFGLDHDEGAASSVAFAVQHRDIIARFGRFPHRNEVLVRVSTPEEEAFLRQPGSSF, from the coding sequence ATGCCCGGACAAGAACGCTACGAGCACGTCCTTCGATTTTGGTTTGGTGATGGAGACGCCAACGTCCGTGTGTCATCGGAGGTGTCGTCACGCTGGTGGAAGAAGTCCGACGCCTTCGATCAGGAAATTCGTCAGCAATTTCTGGCGGAGCACGAGGCGATTCACAAGGGGCAGAACGAGCTGTGGCTTCGCGAGCCCCGCGGCCGACTCGCCTACGTCATCGTGCTCGACCAGTTCTCGCGCAACATGTTTCGTGGCACGGCGAAGATGTTCGCCTCGGACGCACGAGCGCTAGCGGCTGCGCTGTCCGGCATCGAGGCCGGCGACCACACGAAGCTCGGGCCCGATGAGCGAGCGTTCCTCTACATGCCGCTCATGCACAGCGAGAGCCTCGCGATGCAGAACAAGTGTGTCGAGCTCTTCGGCTTGGACCACGACGAGGGTGCCGCCAGCTCCGTGGCGTTCGCCGTCCAACACCGGGACATCATCGCCCGCTTCGGCCGCTTCCCGCATCGGAACGAAGTGCTCGTTCGTGTGTCGACCCCTGAAGAAGAGGCGTTCCTACGGCAGCCTGGCTCGTCGTTCTGA
- a CDS encoding MBL fold metallo-hydrolase codes for MKVQEFFDPATFTLTYVVFDEASRDAVVIDPVLDFDPVAAETGTVSADAVIAFAKDNALRVHYVLETHAHADHITGAQLLKRRLEAKVVIGARITEVQKTFQPIFDLGATFPTDGSQFDRLVGDGDELLAGALRVEVIATPGHTPACVTYKIGDAIFTGDALFIEDYGTGRCDFPSGSADELYTSVHDKLYRLPGDTRVFVGHDYQPGQRALRFATTIGASMAANIQLKAETTREEFVRFRNERDRTLKAPRLLFPSVQLNVNAGRLPTPHANGRSYLTIPLNLFRRGSDEPPVKD; via the coding sequence ATGAAGGTTCAAGAGTTCTTCGATCCGGCCACGTTCACGCTTACCTACGTCGTCTTCGACGAGGCGAGTCGCGACGCTGTTGTCATCGACCCCGTGCTCGACTTCGATCCCGTCGCGGCGGAGACCGGGACGGTGTCGGCAGACGCCGTCATCGCATTCGCCAAAGACAACGCTCTGCGCGTCCACTACGTGCTCGAGACGCACGCGCACGCGGATCACATCACCGGCGCGCAGCTGCTCAAGAGGCGACTCGAGGCGAAGGTGGTGATCGGCGCGCGGATCACCGAGGTTCAGAAGACCTTCCAACCGATCTTCGACCTCGGAGCGACGTTCCCGACCGATGGAAGCCAGTTCGACCGACTGGTGGGCGACGGGGACGAATTGCTCGCCGGCGCGCTTCGAGTCGAAGTCATCGCCACGCCCGGGCACACGCCCGCATGCGTAACCTACAAGATCGGCGACGCCATCTTCACCGGCGACGCGCTCTTTATCGAGGACTACGGCACGGGTCGCTGCGACTTCCCTAGCGGAAGCGCCGACGAGCTCTACACGTCAGTTCACGACAAGCTCTATCGCCTCCCCGGCGACACGCGCGTCTTCGTCGGTCACGACTACCAGCCGGGGCAGCGGGCGCTCCGCTTCGCGACCACCATCGGCGCGTCCATGGCGGCGAACATCCAGCTCAAAGCCGAGACGACGCGCGAGGAGTTCGTGCGCTTCAGAAACGAGCGCGATCGGACGTTGAAGGCGCCGCGGCTGCTCTTTCCGAGCGTGCAGCTCAACGTCAATGCTGGGAGGTTGCCGACGCCCCACGCGAACGGTCGTTCCTACCTGACCATTCCGCTCAACCTGTTTCGGCGCGGGTCGGACGAACCTCCTGTGAAGGACTGA
- a CDS encoding prolyl oligopeptidase family serine peptidase, producing MHDAPESQRAALRAPGLLVMALLGLVLVACRAGEATAPRGGGAGGGGVEHPELERVEPYTPFLARRAQFRSRVAAASPNRVQGALMAPPPWLEEVQFRSGVLSLRAWLSAPARSSTESAAQSPAVVYFHHDFALTQEALDGARPFVDAGYVVLFPMLRGENGNPGAFELLAGEVDDGLAAVEFVAARPEVDRRKIYAFGHSIGGGVAALLSLFPAAPLRRTASVGGIYRASAFFAWAKATGMNLVRFDPRDPREVTLRLLIPNLADLVHPHLAYAGRGDAFDTRDARYAAALAAPLRVPLEAVLVDGDHMASVVPAAADFRRRIELDVASDAKEARPAP from the coding sequence ATGCACGACGCCCCAGAGTCCCAACGCGCCGCGCTTCGGGCGCCTGGCCTCCTCGTCATGGCCTTGCTCGGCCTTGTGCTCGTCGCGTGCCGCGCTGGCGAGGCCACGGCCCCGCGAGGCGGCGGCGCTGGGGGAGGGGGCGTCGAGCACCCGGAGCTGGAGCGCGTGGAGCCTTACACTCCGTTCCTCGCGCGCCGCGCGCAGTTTCGCTCGCGCGTCGCTGCCGCGTCCCCGAATCGCGTGCAAGGCGCACTTATGGCGCCCCCTCCGTGGCTCGAGGAGGTGCAGTTTCGCTCGGGCGTGCTTTCGCTGCGCGCTTGGCTCTCGGCGCCGGCGCGCTCATCGACAGAGTCGGCGGCGCAATCGCCCGCCGTCGTCTACTTTCACCACGACTTCGCGCTCACGCAGGAGGCGTTGGACGGCGCGCGGCCCTTCGTCGACGCCGGCTACGTCGTCCTCTTTCCGATGCTCCGTGGCGAAAACGGTAACCCCGGCGCCTTCGAGCTCCTCGCCGGCGAGGTCGACGATGGGCTCGCCGCGGTGGAGTTCGTGGCGGCGCGGCCCGAAGTCGACCGAAGGAAGATCTACGCCTTCGGTCACAGCATCGGCGGGGGCGTGGCGGCGCTCCTCTCCCTCTTTCCCGCGGCGCCGCTCCGCCGCACGGCCAGCGTCGGCGGCATTTACCGGGCGAGCGCCTTCTTCGCCTGGGCGAAGGCGACAGGCATGAACCTCGTGCGCTTCGACCCTAGGGACCCGCGCGAAGTGACCTTGCGACTGCTCATCCCGAACCTCGCCGACCTCGTGCACCCGCATCTGGCCTACGCCGGACGGGGCGATGCCTTCGACACGCGCGACGCGCGTTACGCGGCGGCCCTTGCCGCGCCGCTCCGTGTGCCCCTCGAAGCGGTGCTCGTGGATGGAGATCACATGGCGTCGGTGGTGCCAGCGGCCGCGGACTTCCGGCGCCGTATCGAGCTCGACGTGGCGAGCGACGCGAAGGAGGCGCGGCCGGCGCCGTGA
- a CDS encoding sulfite exporter TauE/SafE family protein — translation MSSPFELIASGAFGVASGVLAGFLGIGGGAILPPLLVFALGIEQHRAQGISLAALLPPVGLPAVLAYRKSGVRVSTHSPGCSALGVGSWRFRS, via the coding sequence ATGTCGTCGCCATTCGAACTCATCGCGTCGGGCGCGTTCGGGGTCGCTTCCGGCGTCCTGGCGGGCTTCCTCGGCATCGGTGGTGGAGCCATTCTTCCGCCGCTGCTCGTCTTCGCGCTCGGCATCGAGCAACACCGCGCCCAGGGAATTTCGCTCGCGGCGCTCCTGCCGCCCGTCGGTCTCCCGGCCGTCCTCGCCTACCGAAAGAGCGGGGTTCGGGTCTCCACCCACAGTCCGGGTTGCTCGGCGTTGGGGGTGGGCTCGTGGCGCTTCCGCTCTTGA
- a CDS encoding YtxH domain-containing protein has translation MGLRLALFVAFGAVLGFGYHRLVGCRSGACAITANPYISTAYGALMGYLFSGGLR, from the coding sequence ATGGGACTCCGACTGGCTCTCTTCGTCGCTTTTGGCGCCGTGCTGGGCTTTGGCTACCACCGCCTCGTGGGGTGCCGCAGCGGCGCCTGCGCGATCACCGCCAACCCGTACATCTCGACGGCCTACGGCGCGCTGATGGGGTACCTCTTCTCGGGCGGGCTCCGATAG
- a CDS encoding class I SAM-dependent methyltransferase: MSAQFWDERYRAEAYAYGREPNEFLRAEAHRIEPGRVLCLAEGEGRNAVFLAGLGHLVTAVDFSTEGLRKAERLAREQNVAIATVHADLATYAPETDAFTAVVAIFAHLPPPVRKHVHGWIPRALRSGGVFILEAYTPAQLAHNTGGPRDAALLMTLDGLREELAPLTVEVGREVVREINEGAFHGGLSATVQLVASRPRDGQG, encoded by the coding sequence ATGAGCGCGCAATTCTGGGACGAACGCTACCGCGCCGAGGCGTACGCCTACGGGCGCGAGCCGAATGAGTTTCTTCGCGCAGAAGCGCACCGCATAGAGCCTGGTCGCGTGCTGTGCCTCGCGGAAGGCGAAGGGCGAAACGCGGTCTTCCTCGCAGGGCTTGGGCACCTCGTCACCGCCGTGGACTTCTCCACCGAGGGACTCCGCAAAGCGGAGCGCCTCGCGCGCGAGCAGAACGTGGCGATCGCCACGGTTCACGCTGATCTCGCCACCTACGCGCCCGAGACCGACGCCTTCACGGCCGTCGTCGCGATCTTCGCCCACCTGCCACCGCCGGTTCGGAAACACGTCCACGGCTGGATTCCTCGTGCTCTCCGGTCCGGCGGCGTCTTCATCCTCGAGGCCTACACGCCGGCGCAGCTCGCGCACAACACGGGCGGTCCGCGCGACGCCGCCTTGCTGATGACGCTCGACGGACTTCGGGAGGAGCTCGCGCCCCTGACGGTGGAGGTCGGGCGCGAGGTCGTGCGCGAGATAAACGAGGGCGCCTTTCACGGAGGCTTGAGCGCGACGGTCCAGCTCGTCGCATCGCGCCCCCGCGATGGCCAAGGTTAG
- a CDS encoding RNA polymerase sigma factor, producing MAQSHDDLGELVARAQKGERDALEAVLATLAPSVHRFGLRMCKNAHDAEDVLQDTLINIANHLGDFEGRSSLSSWAFALTRSACARRRRGLKNQPPVSDERMAEAPDHAPTPEAHAAEHELASALSRALDGLSDEHREVILLRDIEGLSAPEAASSVGISVDALKSRLHRAREALREALRPLLEPASPPSPSGCPEVALLWSKKLEGDLSQGDCSAMEKHLAACPACGAACDALRRALLACQRVRTEDVPPELQARVKAAVRAWAAHTAL from the coding sequence ATGGCCCAATCCCACGACGACCTCGGCGAGCTGGTGGCCCGCGCCCAAAAGGGTGAGCGCGACGCGCTCGAAGCGGTTCTCGCGACGCTCGCCCCCTCGGTCCATCGCTTCGGCCTCCGAATGTGCAAGAACGCGCACGACGCGGAGGACGTCCTCCAGGACACCCTCATCAACATCGCCAACCATCTTGGGGACTTCGAGGGCCGTTCCTCGCTCTCGAGCTGGGCCTTCGCGCTGACGCGGAGCGCGTGCGCGCGCCGGCGCCGTGGCCTCAAGAACCAGCCGCCCGTGAGCGACGAGCGCATGGCAGAGGCGCCTGATCACGCCCCGACACCGGAGGCTCATGCGGCCGAGCACGAGCTGGCGTCGGCCCTATCCAGGGCGCTCGACGGACTCTCCGACGAGCACCGAGAGGTCATCCTGCTGCGCGACATCGAAGGACTGTCGGCACCGGAGGCGGCTTCTTCCGTCGGGATCTCGGTCGATGCCCTCAAGAGCCGGCTTCATCGGGCCCGCGAGGCGCTCCGCGAGGCTTTGCGACCGCTCTTAGAGCCGGCGTCGCCGCCGTCGCCGTCGGGCTGCCCGGAGGTCGCGCTGCTCTGGTCGAAGAAGCTCGAGGGCGACCTGAGCCAGGGCGACTGCTCCGCGATGGAGAAACACCTCGCTGCATGCCCTGCGTGCGGCGCCGCCTGTGATGCCTTGAGGCGTGCGCTCTTGGCCTGCCAACGCGTCCGTACGGAAGATGTCCCGCCGGAGCTCCAGGCGCGGGTCAAGGCCGCGGTGCGCGCTTGGGCGGCTCACACGGCGCTCTAG